A genomic window from Methanobrevibacter sp. TLL-48-HuF1 includes:
- a CDS encoding adenylyltransferase/cytidyltransferase family protein, which yields MKKVMATGTFDLLHPGHGIYLNEAKKLGGEDAKLYVVIARDSTVEKRKRYPIVGEQQRLELIKMIKGVDEAYLGNENGDFLKIVEEINPDIIAIGADQRHDITKLQKAINKRGLKAKVERVKAYHNAELDSSCKIIKKIKKMDFKGKINDNCD from the coding sequence ATGAAAAAAGTAATGGCAACAGGTACATTCGATTTATTACATCCTGGACATGGAATTTACCTTAACGAAGCTAAAAAACTTGGAGGCGAAGACGCTAAACTTTATGTAGTAATTGCTCGTGATTCAACTGTTGAAAAAAGAAAAAGATACCCTATAGTTGGAGAACAACAACGTTTAGAGTTAATAAAGATGATAAAAGGAGTAGATGAAGCCTATCTAGGTAATGAAAATGGAGACTTCCTTAAAATTGTAGAAGAAATTAATCCTGACATAATAGCTATTGGTGCTGATCAAAGACACGACATTACTAAATTACAAAAAGCTATTAACAAAAGAGGATTAAAAGCTAAAGTGGAACGTGTGAAAGCATACCACAATGCAGAATTAGACAGCAGCTGTAAAATTATTAAAAAAATAAAAAAAATGGATTTCAAAGGAAAAATAAACGATAATTGTGATTAA
- the hisA gene encoding 1-(5-phosphoribosyl)-5-[(5-phosphoribosylamino)methylideneamino]imidazole-4-carboxamide isomerase — protein sequence MSFKKDEMLIMPAVDIKNGKCVQLVQGQPGSEMIAIENPENVAKHWEDLGAKNLHIIDLDGTIDGKTSLDVIKKILKEVSVPIQLGGGIRSIDYAKRLLDLDIERLIIGTMGIEHPETITQLSDEYGSERIMISLDSKDNRVVIKGWQEKIDKSPAELSNEFKEHGAGSILFTNVDVEGLLGGFYTEPVIKLKNSVDLPIVYSGGITSISDVKQLNESGVEGIVIGSALYKDKIDLKEALKYQNR from the coding sequence ATGTCATTTAAAAAAGATGAAATGTTAATAATGCCGGCAGTTGATATTAAAAATGGCAAATGTGTACAGCTAGTCCAGGGACAGCCTGGAAGTGAAATGATAGCTATTGAAAATCCTGAAAATGTTGCAAAACACTGGGAAGATTTGGGAGCTAAAAATTTACATATTATTGATTTGGACGGAACAATTGATGGGAAAACCAGCCTCGATGTAATTAAAAAAATATTAAAGGAAGTTAGTGTACCTATACAATTAGGCGGAGGTATAAGAAGCATTGATTATGCCAAAAGACTTCTCGATTTAGACATAGAAAGATTAATTATCGGAACCATGGGAATTGAACATCCTGAAACCATAACCCAGCTGTCAGATGAATACGGATCAGAGCGAATAATGATTTCACTTGACAGTAAAGACAACAGAGTTGTAATTAAAGGATGGCAGGAAAAGATTGATAAAAGTCCAGCAGAACTTTCAAATGAATTTAAAGAACATGGAGCAGGAAGTATTCTTTTTACCAATGTTGATGTTGAAGGTTTATTAGGAGGATTTTATACTGAGCCGGTTATTAAGCTTAAAAACTCTGTTGACTTGCCGATTGTTTATTCCGGAGGAATAACCAGCATTTCCGATGTTAAACAATTAAATGAAAGTGGTGTTGAAGGTATTGTAATTGGTTCTGCACTTTACAAAGATAAAATCGATTTAAAAGAAGCTTTAAAATACCAAAACAGGTAG
- a CDS encoding ABC transporter ATP-binding protein — protein sequence MSDIVKFENVVKEYKSGEHILTAIDHIDFTIEEGEFVVILGPSGAGKSTLLNLLGGLDTVTSGKIIVDGNNIESFNDNQLTKYRAKNVGFIFQFYNLIPNLTALENVELMKDIVDVDINGMKVLASVGLDRHANQFPSQLSGGEQQRVSIARAVAKKPSMLLCDEPTGALDSKTGVSILSLLQNMSVNDNTTVIIVTHNAILAEAADKVMRIKNGQIESITINENPKKITDLEW from the coding sequence ATGAGTGATATTGTAAAATTTGAAAATGTGGTCAAGGAGTATAAATCCGGAGAGCATATTTTAACAGCTATTGATCATATCGATTTTACTATTGAAGAAGGTGAATTTGTTGTTATTTTAGGTCCTTCAGGAGCTGGAAAATCAACTCTTTTAAACCTTTTAGGAGGTTTAGACACTGTCACCAGTGGTAAAATTATTGTAGATGGAAACAATATTGAAAGCTTCAATGATAATCAGCTAACTAAGTACCGAGCTAAAAACGTTGGTTTCATATTTCAATTTTATAACTTAATTCCCAATCTGACCGCTCTTGAAAATGTTGAACTTATGAAGGATATTGTAGATGTTGATATTAATGGAATGAAAGTTCTGGCATCTGTCGGATTGGACAGGCATGCTAATCAGTTTCCTTCACAGTTGTCAGGTGGAGAACAACAAAGAGTTTCAATAGCTAGGGCTGTTGCTAAAAAACCGTCTATGCTTTTATGTGATGAACCAACAGGTGCACTGGATTCTAAAACAGGTGTTTCTATTTTATCCTTGCTTCAAAATATGAGTGTTAATGATAATACAACAGTAATTATTGTTACACATAATGCAATCCTTGCTGAAGCTGCTGATAAAGTTATGAGAATTAAAAACGGTCAGATTGAAAGTATAACTATTAATGAGAATCCTAAAAAGATAACTGATTTAGAATGGTGA
- a CDS encoding ABC transporter permease: MLAKKMFRDIMNHKTQFISIFLMAFLGVFVFAGIGGEYTGFEESANNFYDATNLADGWIYSAHLDDNTVDKVNNISETTSSERQLVIDSVADFDNDPDVTLHFLEKNDISKFYLVEGEDVDIDDANGVWLDKRFADAKHLSVGDNISFSCHGMTLEKEIKGIGYSPEYVYTSSENSILPDFNKSGYAYLSYKAFPTNIQYNVLLVDFNGSGDDYAKDLDSAIGENYTSFVKQENHPSVSQFNEEMDQHKMMGDIFPVMFILIAVLTLLTTMTRIINHQRTQIGVLKALGFKDRTIMLHYISYGFWLVLAGSIAGLIIGPMTIPWLFLGSMSTFYTLPEWHFGYSISFVVVAAVMVLVSLIASYWATRSISKENPANSIRPKSPKVSVSGFLERSKIWKKFGFNSRWNYRDAKRNKTRALMTIVGVAGCTALLISAFGMNDGMNDLRDWEYEDINHFSSKLIIGNETSVTQVDNIADEVNGEKLMEGGIELEANGVKKSGTLLVLNESNLVTPTGDDRQPISIPEDGVSISVKMAQLLDVEKGDTIKWHIAGSDKWVTTKIASVHADPISQGLVMTPNYLEDLGLNYTPTSIVTHENVTKEYDGINAVNSMDTLVSAWDDMTQSMMMMVSILIFFAAVLAVVVLYNLGLLSFTEIEREIATLKVIGFKTANLRKLLLTQNLWFTAVGFIFGVPLGYYLMKLMMDSAGASFYYPIRLTVGNILISFAITFSLSILVNLMFSGKIRKLNMVEALKDVE, from the coding sequence ATGTTAGCTAAAAAGATGTTTAGAGACATTATGAATCATAAAACTCAATTCATTTCAATCTTTTTAATGGCTTTTTTAGGAGTATTTGTATTTGCAGGAATTGGTGGGGAATACACAGGATTTGAAGAAAGTGCTAATAATTTTTATGATGCTACTAATTTAGCTGACGGGTGGATTTATAGTGCTCATTTAGATGATAATACTGTAGATAAAGTTAACAATATAAGTGAAACTACATCTAGTGAAAGGCAGCTGGTTATTGATTCAGTAGCTGATTTTGATAATGATCCGGATGTGACACTGCACTTTTTAGAAAAGAACGATATTTCTAAATTTTATTTAGTTGAAGGAGAAGATGTTGATATTGATGATGCAAATGGTGTATGGTTAGATAAACGTTTTGCCGATGCTAAACATTTAAGTGTCGGAGATAATATTTCATTTTCATGTCATGGTATGACTCTTGAAAAGGAAATTAAAGGTATAGGTTATTCTCCAGAGTATGTTTACACATCTTCAGAAAATTCCATACTTCCTGATTTCAATAAATCAGGATATGCATATTTATCTTACAAGGCATTTCCAACAAATATTCAGTATAATGTATTGTTAGTTGATTTTAATGGAAGCGGAGATGATTATGCTAAGGATTTGGATTCAGCTATCGGTGAAAATTACACCTCTTTTGTAAAACAGGAAAACCATCCAAGTGTCTCTCAGTTTAATGAAGAAATGGATCAGCATAAGATGATGGGAGATATTTTCCCTGTAATGTTTATATTAATAGCTGTTCTAACTCTTTTAACCACAATGACAAGAATAATTAATCACCAAAGAACTCAAATCGGAGTTTTAAAGGCATTAGGGTTTAAAGATAGAACAATCATGTTGCATTACATTTCTTACGGTTTCTGGCTGGTTCTTGCAGGAAGTATAGCCGGGCTGATAATCGGACCGATGACGATTCCATGGCTGTTTTTAGGTTCTATGAGTACATTTTATACTTTACCTGAATGGCACTTTGGATATAGTATTAGCTTTGTAGTTGTTGCAGCTGTCATGGTTTTAGTTTCATTGATTGCATCATATTGGGCAACAAGATCCATTTCAAAAGAAAATCCTGCTAATTCGATTAGACCAAAATCTCCAAAGGTTTCAGTTTCCGGATTTTTAGAAAGATCAAAAATATGGAAAAAATTCGGTTTCAATTCCCGTTGGAACTATAGAGATGCAAAAAGAAATAAAACAAGAGCATTAATGACAATTGTAGGTGTTGCAGGATGTACTGCATTGCTTATATCTGCATTTGGAATGAATGATGGGATGAATGATTTAAGAGACTGGGAATATGAAGACATTAATCATTTTTCATCTAAATTAATAATTGGTAATGAAACTTCTGTTACTCAGGTAGACAACATTGCTGATGAAGTCAATGGTGAAAAATTAATGGAAGGGGGAATTGAACTTGAGGCCAACGGCGTTAAAAAATCAGGAACGCTGCTGGTTTTAAATGAGTCAAATCTGGTAACTCCTACTGGTGATGATAGACAGCCAATAAGTATTCCTGAAGATGGTGTTTCAATTTCTGTTAAAATGGCTCAATTACTTGATGTGGAAAAAGGAGATACAATTAAATGGCACATTGCCGGAAGTGATAAATGGGTAACAACTAAGATAGCTTCTGTTCATGCAGACCCAATATCCCAAGGTTTAGTTATGACTCCGAATTATTTGGAGGATTTGGGATTAAATTATACACCAACAAGTATTGTAACTCATGAAAATGTTACTAAGGAATATGATGGTATTAATGCGGTAAACAGTATGGATACATTGGTTTCTGCATGGGATGATATGACTCAGTCTATGATGATGATGGTATCTATTTTAATATTCTTTGCAGCAGTATTGGCTGTTGTAGTGCTGTATAACCTGGGTTTGTTATCATTTACAGAAATTGAAAGGGAAATAGCTACTTTAAAAGTTATCGGATTTAAAACAGCTAATTTAAGAAAGCTGCTGTTAACTCAGAATTTATGGTTTACAGCTGTCGGATTCATATTTGGTGTTCCTTTAGGTTATTACTTGATGAAACTGATGATGGATTCTGCAGGAGCATCATTTTACTATCCAATAAGATTAACTGTCGGAAATATTCTAATAAGTTTTGCAATAACATTTTCTTTATCTATATTAGTTAATTTAATGTTTTCAGGTAAAATCAGAAAACTGAACATGGTTGAAGCTCTAAAAGATGTTGAATAA
- the truA gene encoding tRNA pseudouridine(38-40) synthase TruA: MKRTALKIGYIGSNFHGFQRQPDLRTVEEELIYHLRKLDYIDDLKKSRFRIAGRTDAGVHSLGNVISFQSENEVRVNEINNSLPDDIQILAKAPVRFGFKPRYAEMRQYRYILFRQDLDLDKLNEVAEIFKGTHNFTNFTKRFQKTTTRTIEDIKISNGILNDYHKKEFPNLHDTISPVFVDIYGESFLWNMVRKMMRVFVDAAIGKMSLEKVEELLNPGENDPRANIKVLDPDYLILMDIKYDGVKFVYDDYACERFKRNLVDSLGDLQRKYAIRESLIKSLDDLNG; encoded by the coding sequence ATGAAAAGAACAGCTTTAAAAATTGGCTATATAGGATCTAATTTTCATGGTTTTCAAAGACAACCTGATTTAAGAACTGTTGAAGAAGAGCTGATTTACCATTTACGTAAACTTGATTATATTGATGATTTAAAAAAGTCCAGATTCAGAATAGCTGGAAGAACAGATGCAGGAGTTCACAGTTTAGGTAATGTAATCAGTTTCCAGTCTGAAAATGAAGTTAGGGTTAATGAAATCAACAATAGCTTACCTGATGATATTCAGATATTGGCTAAAGCTCCGGTTCGCTTTGGTTTCAAACCGAGATATGCTGAAATGAGGCAATATCGTTATATATTGTTTAGGCAGGATTTGGATTTAGATAAATTAAATGAAGTAGCTGAAATTTTTAAGGGAACTCATAATTTCACTAATTTTACTAAAAGATTTCAAAAAACAACAACCAGAACTATTGAAGATATTAAAATCAGCAATGGAATTCTTAATGACTATCATAAAAAGGAATTTCCAAATTTACATGATACAATTTCTCCAGTTTTTGTAGATATTTATGGAGAGAGCTTTTTGTGGAATATGGTTCGTAAAATGATGAGGGTTTTTGTAGATGCAGCTATTGGAAAAATGTCTTTAGAAAAAGTTGAAGAATTGTTAAATCCTGGTGAAAATGACCCTAGAGCCAATATTAAAGTTTTGGATCCGGATTATCTGATTTTAATGGATATTAAATATGATGGGGTTAAATTTGTTTATGATGATTATGCCTGTGAACGCTTTAAAAGAAATTTAGTTGATTCATTAGGCGATTTGCAAAGAAAATATGCTATAAGGGAATCCCTGATAAAAAGTTTGGATGATCTGAACGGATAA
- the wecB gene encoding non-hydrolyzing UDP-N-acetylglucosamine 2-epimerase has translation MKIAIILGTRPEIIKMAPIIDEIEKRGITSCLIHTGQHYDKEMSDNFFKDLEIKSPDYNIHVGSGSHGKQTGLMMQGIEEVLLDEKPDIVLVQGDTNAVLAGALVASKLHIAVGHVEAGLRSFDITMPEELNRMAADACSLMYFIPTEESAINLLAEGISRKKLFITGNTVVDACFRHLEIANKAGIQEESLANLDIENMDNILTLTMHRAENVDDKERLINIISALKELKDMNIIFPIHPRTKKTLENFNLFDELNELDNVHIIKPLGYLDFLILTSHSTLILTDSGGLQEEAITLDVPVLTLRYNTERPETVSAGGNILVGANKNNILENAEKILNDEEFANKMKNAKNPYGKGDAAIKTIDAIEEAYNNCLLDIKAPENIMSSFDRKMIKINEDVSVKEFEENENALVHMVFDGEKMIFPLNNLNLKGMMITYDVYQ, from the coding sequence ATGAAAATAGCTATTATACTCGGAACCAGGCCGGAAATTATTAAAATGGCTCCAATTATTGATGAAATTGAAAAGCGAGGTATAACTTCCTGTCTTATTCATACTGGCCAACATTATGATAAAGAAATGTCGGATAATTTCTTTAAAGACTTGGAAATCAAATCTCCAGATTATAATATTCACGTTGGTTCTGGTTCCCATGGAAAACAAACTGGTTTGATGATGCAGGGTATCGAAGAAGTTTTGCTTGATGAAAAACCGGATATAGTTCTTGTTCAGGGAGATACAAATGCAGTTCTTGCAGGAGCACTGGTGGCTTCTAAATTACATATTGCTGTTGGACATGTTGAAGCGGGACTCAGATCATTTGATATTACGATGCCTGAAGAATTAAATAGGATGGCTGCAGATGCCTGTTCTTTGATGTATTTTATTCCGACTGAAGAATCTGCAATTAACCTTTTGGCTGAAGGAATTTCAAGAAAAAAACTTTTTATTACAGGAAATACTGTAGTTGATGCCTGTTTCAGGCATTTGGAAATAGCAAACAAAGCGGGAATTCAGGAAGAGTCTTTAGCTAACTTGGACATTGAAAATATGGATAATATTTTAACTTTGACTATGCATAGGGCAGAAAATGTTGATGATAAGGAAAGGTTAATAAATATTATTTCCGCTTTAAAAGAACTGAAAGACATGAATATTATTTTTCCGATTCATCCAAGAACTAAAAAGACTTTGGAGAACTTTAATTTATTTGATGAATTAAATGAATTGGACAATGTCCATATTATTAAACCGTTGGGATATTTGGACTTTTTAATTTTAACTTCACATTCTACTTTAATTTTAACAGATTCCGGAGGTCTTCAGGAAGAAGCAATTACTTTGGATGTTCCTGTTTTAACTTTAAGGTATAATACTGAAAGGCCTGAAACAGTCAGTGCAGGGGGAAATATTTTGGTGGGAGCTAATAAAAATAATATTTTAGAAAACGCTGAAAAGATTCTCAATGATGAAGAATTTGCAAATAAAATGAAAAATGCTAAAAATCCTTATGGAAAAGGGGATGCAGCTATTAAAACTATTGATGCAATCGAAGAAGCATATAATAATTGTTTATTGGATATTAAAGCCCCTGAAAATATAATGTCATCATTTGACCGTAAAATGATAAAAATTAATGAAGATGTTTCTGTTAAGGAATTTGAAGAAAATGAAAATGCATTAGTGCATATGGTTTTTGATGGTGAAAAAATGATTTTCCCATTGAACAATTTAAATTTAAAAGGTATGATGATTACTTATGATGTCTATCAATGA
- a CDS encoding ATP-grasp domain-containing protein, whose product MMSINDDSILLFEYFTASGEKDKCIISEAEALIFSLLDDLKDYDVTVVLNESYKEIMGDYDNVTPIFINEDIISWLEKNAASFKKAIFIAAENNNSLYNITKILEENNVKIYNSSSEACYNSSDKFVSYELLYNIVPQPRTFKLKIDKVGYWKRALENLYKKWHAEKPLDDLKLIIKPLVGVDCENIKIINGIDDLDYSLEKIFLPGSRVIVQEFIEGTDISVSLLCDGSTAIPISLNKQIIDLTADKGTYLGGQIPFESKFKDLAFKTAIKAVESIDGLKGFVGVDLVISNDEKDIEDVYVLEINSRFTTPYAGLKKIANINIGSSIIDLIDKNVDIKDLNEKIDLNGKIEFKKSGDNLVIRSI is encoded by the coding sequence ATGATGTCTATCAATGATGATTCAATTTTACTGTTCGAATATTTTACAGCTTCCGGTGAAAAAGATAAATGTATTATTTCAGAAGCGGAAGCTTTAATATTTTCACTTTTGGATGATTTAAAAGATTATGATGTAACAGTTGTTCTTAATGAATCTTACAAGGAGATTATGGGGGATTATGACAACGTTACACCAATATTTATTAATGAAGATATAATTTCCTGGCTTGAAAAAAATGCAGCTAGTTTTAAAAAAGCTATTTTCATAGCTGCAGAAAATAATAATAGCCTATACAATATTACAAAAATTTTAGAAGAGAATAATGTAAAAATTTATAATTCATCTTCTGAAGCATGTTACAATTCCTCTGACAAATTTGTTTCTTATGAATTGTTATACAATATTGTTCCACAGCCTAGAACTTTTAAATTAAAAATAGACAAAGTGGGATATTGGAAAAGAGCATTGGAAAACCTTTATAAAAAATGGCATGCTGAAAAACCATTGGATGATTTAAAACTTATAATCAAACCTCTTGTTGGTGTGGATTGTGAAAATATTAAAATAATAAACGGCATTGATGATTTGGATTATAGTTTGGAAAAAATATTTCTTCCAGGTTCCAGAGTAATAGTTCAGGAATTTATCGAAGGAACTGATATTAGTGTTAGTTTGCTTTGTGACGGCAGTACAGCTATTCCAATAAGTTTAAATAAACAGATTATAGATTTAACTGCTGATAAGGGAACTTATTTAGGGGGACAAATCCCATTTGAAAGCAAATTTAAAGATTTGGCTTTTAAAACAGCCATTAAAGCAGTTGAATCAATTGATGGTTTAAAAGGATTTGTTGGTGTGGATTTGGTAATCAGTAATGATGAAAAAGACATCGAGGATGTTTATGTTCTTGAAATTAATTCCAGATTCACCACTCCTTACGCAGGTCTTAAAAAAATAGCTAATATTAATATTGGTTCATCTATCATTGATTTGATTGATAAAAATGTAGATATTAAAGATTTAAATGAAAAAATAGATTTAAATGGAAAAATTGAATTTAAAAAATCAGGGGATAATTTAGTAATTAGGAGTATTTAA
- a CDS encoding hydantoinase/oxoprolinase family protein produces MKVAGFDIGGANTDLAVVDFENNEVKNIEVDFAYLPMWSNNEALPKVLTELIENICPIDEIDAVGISMTAELVDAYDTKKDGVLDVVKKCEETFECPTAYVGIDGMLSKEEIEKTPLKAAAANWIATAQIATLISDNCIFIDTGSTTTDIIPIKDGKECAIGRSDFERLATGELVYTGTLRTNLASFLDKVQLHGKEYRVASELFAQTADVYTVLDLITLDDYVCDTFDGENKSKKSCMKRIARVLCADLDSLSEEDVVELAKFTHQKQVEQIADALKQVSETQNLDLIVTTGLGKDILDKKAAEFLGLEVKSMDTILTDEECVVAPAVGTAVMMNRFLN; encoded by the coding sequence ATGAAAGTAGCAGGTTTTGATATTGGCGGTGCAAACACTGACTTGGCAGTTGTTGATTTTGAAAATAATGAAGTAAAAAATATTGAAGTGGATTTTGCTTATCTTCCGATGTGGAGCAATAATGAAGCATTACCTAAAGTTTTAACTGAATTGATTGAAAATATTTGTCCGATTGATGAAATTGATGCTGTAGGAATATCTATGACTGCAGAATTGGTGGATGCATATGATACAAAAAAAGACGGAGTTTTAGATGTTGTTAAAAAATGTGAGGAAACTTTTGAGTGTCCGACAGCTTATGTTGGAATTGATGGGATGTTATCAAAAGAAGAAATTGAAAAAACTCCTTTAAAGGCAGCAGCTGCTAACTGGATAGCTACTGCCCAAATAGCTACATTAATAAGTGATAATTGTATTTTCATAGATACTGGAAGTACAACAACTGATATTATTCCAATTAAAGACGGAAAAGAATGTGCAATTGGAAGATCCGATTTTGAAAGACTGGCTACCGGCGAACTGGTATATACAGGAACATTAAGAACCAATTTGGCCAGCTTCTTGGATAAGGTTCAGTTACATGGAAAAGAATACAGGGTAGCTTCCGAGCTATTTGCACAAACTGCAGATGTTTACACTGTTTTGGATTTAATAACTTTGGATGATTATGTTTGTGATACTTTTGATGGTGAAAACAAATCTAAAAAAAGTTGCATGAAAAGAATAGCCAGAGTATTGTGTGCTGATTTGGATTCATTAAGTGAAGAGGATGTTGTTGAATTAGCCAAATTCACCCATCAAAAGCAGGTTGAACAAATTGCAGATGCTTTAAAACAGGTATCTGAAACTCAAAATTTGGATTTGATTGTAACTACTGGTCTTGGAAAAGATATTTTAGATAAAAAAGCTGCAGAATTCTTAGGTCTTGAAGTTAAATCTATGGATACCATTTTAACTGATGAAGAATGTGTTGTTGCACCGGCAGTTGGTACTGCAGTGATGATGAACAGATTTTTAAATTAA
- a CDS encoding CDP-2,3-bis-(O-geranylgeranyl)-sn-glycerol synthase: protein MVDNTQIFIMACITILYFILPAYVSNGSALVFGGGLPLDFKKTDKNGNRWIGNGVTWKGLIGGTIMGTLIGAIQGLLGPMILENFGEFIYTPICTNLVEGIIVGFLLGFGAMVGDAVGSFLKRRVGIGQGKPAPILDQIDFLIVALIFSSVMVSFSITFVAIAIVLTLIIHLVANTGAYLIGIKDVWY, encoded by the coding sequence ATGGTTGATAATACCCAAATTTTTATAATGGCTTGTATTACTATCCTATACTTTATATTACCTGCTTATGTATCAAACGGTTCTGCATTAGTCTTTGGAGGAGGTCTTCCTTTAGATTTCAAAAAAACAGACAAAAATGGCAACCGATGGATAGGTAACGGAGTTACATGGAAAGGATTAATCGGCGGAACAATTATGGGAACCCTTATAGGAGCAATTCAGGGATTGCTTGGGCCAATGATACTTGAAAACTTCGGAGAATTTATTTATACTCCAATCTGTACAAATTTAGTAGAAGGAATAATAGTAGGATTTTTACTTGGATTCGGTGCAATGGTTGGGGATGCAGTAGGAAGTTTTTTAAAAAGAAGAGTGGGAATTGGACAGGGAAAACCTGCCCCAATTTTAGACCAGATTGATTTTCTTATTGTTGCTTTAATATTCAGTTCAGTAATGGTGAGCTTTTCCATAACATTTGTTGCAATAGCTATTGTATTAACATTGATTATACATTTAGTGGCCAATACCGGAGCTTACTTAATAGGAATAAAAGATGTATGGTATTAA
- the tes gene encoding tetraether lipid synthase Tes, translating into MTKSLCPICFKPLDAEVFDEDGKILIKKTCDEHGEFVNTYWSDDKLYNRVKQFEPTITSVENPSVEKFGDCPNNCGLCEDHETSTVLGLIDVTNRCNLRCPVCFANAAVSGRLYEPTQDEIREMLRNLRNLKPHPTPAIQYAGGEPTVRKDLVELVAMAKEEGFTHVQIATNGLRLARKENFAKELKDAGLNTVYLAFDGVTPEPYINNRGKNLLPQKIQAIENCRKAGLGVVLVPTLIKGVNDQQIGEIIKFAFDHRENVYGVNFQPVSFAGRTPASQVEEQRITIPDFVNEIAKQTHGDVKVDDFYPPSSVEPVARFIGALEGESPGVTLNCNQHCGIATYVFMEETEGKNTLNNLIPITKFIDVEGLFELLDKYSDKLEKGGFGIKKRVEASAVKNLPKLINTDEAPEGLDIKKILLNVFTKRSYDALGEFSKDAMLISCMHFMDPFNFDEDRVKKCIIHYATPDGRIIPFCTMNSMYRESVEEEFSTPLKEDKN; encoded by the coding sequence ATGACAAAAAGTTTGTGTCCAATTTGTTTCAAACCACTTGATGCAGAGGTTTTTGATGAAGACGGTAAAATCTTGATTAAAAAAACCTGTGATGAACATGGTGAGTTTGTAAATACATATTGGAGTGATGATAAGCTTTATAATAGGGTTAAACAATTTGAACCTACAATAACTTCAGTTGAAAACCCTTCTGTAGAGAAATTCGGAGATTGTCCTAATAATTGTGGGCTTTGTGAAGACCATGAAACCTCTACTGTGTTAGGTTTAATTGATGTTACAAATAGATGTAATTTAAGATGTCCTGTTTGTTTTGCAAATGCGGCTGTTTCCGGACGTTTGTATGAACCTACACAGGATGAAATTAGGGAAATGTTAAGGAACCTGAGGAATTTAAAACCTCATCCAACTCCGGCTATCCAATATGCAGGTGGTGAACCGACTGTTAGGAAGGATTTGGTCGAACTTGTAGCTATGGCTAAAGAAGAAGGTTTTACTCATGTTCAAATAGCTACTAATGGTTTAAGATTAGCTAGAAAAGAAAATTTTGCAAAAGAATTAAAAGATGCTGGTTTAAACACAGTATACTTGGCTTTTGATGGTGTAACTCCTGAACCATATATCAATAACAGAGGTAAAAATTTACTTCCTCAAAAGATTCAGGCTATTGAAAATTGTAGAAAAGCAGGTCTTGGAGTAGTTCTTGTTCCAACATTAATTAAAGGTGTCAATGATCAGCAAATCGGTGAAATTATTAAATTTGCATTTGACCATAGGGAAAATGTTTATGGAGTCAATTTCCAGCCGGTTTCATTTGCAGGAAGAACTCCTGCAAGTCAGGTTGAAGAACAAAGGATAACTATTCCTGATTTTGTTAATGAGATTGCTAAACAAACTCATGGCGATGTAAAGGTTGATGATTTTTATCCTCCATCTTCTGTAGAACCTGTTGCACGTTTTATCGGTGCTCTTGAAGGGGAAAGCCCTGGTGTTACTTTAAACTGTAATCAGCACTGTGGAATAGCTACTTATGTGTTTATGGAAGAAACTGAAGGTAAAAATACATTAAACAATTTGATTCCTATTACTAAATTCATTGATGTTGAAGGTTTATTTGAATTATTGGACAAATATTCCGACAAACTTGAAAAAGGGGGATTTGGAATTAAGAAAAGGGTTGAAGCTAGTGCTGTGAAAAACCTTCCTAAATTGATTAATACAGATGAAGCACCTGAAGGTTTGGATATTAAGAAAATATTGTTAAATGTATTTACTAAAAGATCTTATGATGCTTTAGGAGAATTTTCAAAAGATGCTATGCTTATTTCTTGCATGCACTTTATGGATCCATTTAATTTTGATGAAGATAGGGTTAAAAAATGTATTATCCATTATGCAACTCCCGATGGTAGAATTATCCCGTTCTGTACTATGAATTCTATGTATCGTGAAAGTGTGGAAGAAGAATTCTCAACACCTTTAAAAGAAGATAAGAACTGA